A stretch of the Archangium violaceum genome encodes the following:
- the treZ gene encoding malto-oligosyltrehalose trehalohydrolase: MTLGARPLTDGRTHFRVWAPRRRRVDVCVHESGGLRNLPLEPSGRGYFEGTHPVPVGSLYKYRLDGGEAFPDPCSRFQPEGPHGPSQVVDPTRYAWKDSGWAGVTSKGQVLYELHIGTFTPEGTYTAAAWKLPLLNELGVTTLELMPLHACPGRFNWGYDGVQLYAPHAAYGSPDELRQLVDEAHRLGLGIIVDVVYNHLGPDGNYLSQYAEGYFNPKYPNEWGDPTNFDDGEAAGPSRDFFIQNACYWVAEYHFDGLRLDATQSLYDASPKHIVAELVERVREAAGRRHVLIIGENEPQNVKLVKPPSEKGYGVDAIWVDDFHHSAKVAAVGRSEAYLMDYCGTAQELLSCVLRNSLYQGQYYKWQKKPRGTPLLHTDPKHVVFYLQNHDQLANALKGERLHQQAGPARARALTTFFLLLPQTPMLFMGQEFYASSPFLYFVDHNAELQELVRKGRNDFLSQFPSARHALEKEGYQVPFGEEAFRLSKLDWSERERNTGALALHKELLRLRREDPVFAARDPKRLAGAVLSQHALVLRYFGSGQEGDRLVLLNLGTELEVAPCPEPLLAPPPGNKWSLLLASEHVRYGGMGTPPFSEETRMRIPGQTSLVLTSEEMKT, translated from the coding sequence ATGACGCTCGGCGCGCGTCCGCTCACAGATGGCCGCACCCATTTCCGCGTGTGGGCACCGCGCCGCCGAAGGGTGGATGTCTGTGTCCACGAGTCGGGCGGACTCCGCAACCTGCCGCTCGAGCCTTCCGGTCGCGGCTACTTCGAGGGCACCCACCCCGTCCCGGTGGGGAGCCTCTACAAGTACCGCCTGGACGGCGGAGAGGCCTTCCCGGACCCCTGCTCCCGCTTCCAACCCGAGGGCCCGCATGGCCCCTCGCAGGTGGTGGATCCCACGCGCTACGCCTGGAAGGACAGCGGCTGGGCGGGCGTCACGTCGAAGGGACAGGTCCTCTACGAGCTGCACATCGGCACCTTCACCCCCGAGGGAACCTACACGGCGGCGGCCTGGAAGCTCCCGCTGCTCAATGAGCTGGGCGTCACCACGCTGGAGCTGATGCCGCTGCACGCCTGTCCCGGCCGCTTCAACTGGGGCTACGACGGCGTGCAGCTCTACGCGCCTCACGCGGCCTACGGGAGCCCGGACGAGCTGCGGCAGCTGGTGGACGAGGCGCACCGGCTGGGGCTCGGCATCATCGTGGACGTCGTCTACAACCACCTGGGGCCGGACGGGAACTACCTGTCCCAGTACGCAGAGGGCTACTTCAACCCGAAGTACCCCAACGAGTGGGGCGATCCCACCAACTTCGATGACGGGGAGGCGGCGGGCCCCTCGCGCGACTTCTTCATCCAGAACGCCTGCTATTGGGTGGCCGAGTACCACTTCGACGGGCTTCGCCTGGACGCCACGCAGAGCCTGTACGACGCCTCGCCGAAACACATCGTGGCGGAGCTCGTCGAGCGGGTGCGCGAGGCGGCGGGCAGGCGGCACGTCCTCATCATCGGGGAGAACGAGCCCCAGAACGTGAAGCTGGTGAAGCCCCCCTCCGAGAAGGGGTACGGGGTGGACGCCATCTGGGTGGACGACTTCCACCACTCGGCGAAGGTGGCGGCGGTGGGCCGCTCCGAGGCCTACCTGATGGACTACTGCGGCACCGCGCAGGAGCTGCTGTCATGCGTGCTGCGTAACTCGCTCTACCAGGGGCAGTACTACAAGTGGCAGAAGAAGCCCCGGGGTACGCCGCTGCTGCACACGGATCCGAAGCACGTCGTCTTCTACCTGCAGAACCATGATCAGCTCGCCAATGCCCTCAAGGGCGAGCGGCTGCACCAGCAGGCGGGGCCAGCGCGGGCCCGGGCGCTGACGACGTTCTTCCTGCTGCTTCCCCAGACGCCCATGCTCTTCATGGGGCAGGAATTCTACGCCTCCTCGCCCTTCCTCTACTTCGTGGATCACAACGCGGAGCTGCAGGAGCTGGTGCGCAAGGGGCGCAACGACTTCCTCTCCCAATTCCCGAGCGCCCGCCATGCCCTGGAGAAGGAGGGCTATCAGGTGCCGTTCGGTGAAGAGGCCTTCCGTCTGTCCAAGCTGGACTGGAGCGAGCGCGAGCGGAACACGGGAGCCCTGGCGCTCCACAAGGAGCTGCTGAGGCTGCGGCGGGAGGATCCGGTGTTCGCGGCGCGGGACCCGAAGCGCCTCGCGGGAGCGGTGCTGTCGCAGCACGCGCTGGTCTTGCGCTATTTTGGAAGCGGGCAGGAGGGCGACCGGCTGGTGCTGCTCAACCTGGGGACGGAGCTGGAGGTGGCCCCGTGTCCAGAGCCGCTGCTGGCTCCCCCACCGGGAAATAAGTGGAGCCTCCTCCTGGCTTCTGAGCACGTCCGCTACGGCGGAATGGGGACCCCGCCCTTCTCGGAAGAGACGCGCATGCGGATACCTGGACAGACGTCGCTCGTGCTCACGAGCGAGGAGATGAAGACGTGA